In the genome of Sphingomonas sp. BT-65, one region contains:
- a CDS encoding TonB-dependent receptor, with the protein MRGTTRSISRLVIGVSTLAMAATPTLAQDTQDAPPPAEETEDVVVTGIRASLEQSMTIKRDAQGVVDAISAEEIGKFPDTNLAESLQRITGVSIDRSNGEGSLVTVRGFGPEFNLVTVNGRQMPTALIGDGGGPPSSRSFDFANLASEGISAVEVYKSGRVTMESGGIGSTINIRTPRPLDRPGLRGSISVKGVYDTSRNEGDPITPEISGIVSSTFADDRIGIMIAGSYQKRKSSTNTASAGWRDGYLGSENNWGSLAQPGTPRAANITNRPDPTDVYQVPQSASYNLEDINRERINGQAVLQFRPIDSLTATIDFLYSRNTVETRNSNVGVWFNHEDTSSAWTDGPVAGPIFYTERFAPPTGVPSPNALYGGKDLSYSGALIENRAENKSLGANLEWKAPGGMTVELDFHHSTAQVNPVNNYGSSMSLGNAVFGVQSQSVNFENDMPIISYQMFPGIDPLNAGMIASTGNAFRNAYFRNRINQAQLRGHYDHDEGFLDSIDFGVSYIDSKVRSAFGTIQNDDTWGGAGPASDIPDDIFTLVTLPDKFPGLAQSGMIQSFYTFNFERLADLAEQEYQVCSNPATGSAQPGTCLANFNTDRRITEKTLAPYLQIATKFDLFQNPAHFVAGVRYETTTVASSAMVPAPATTNWVGENEFNIVFSGGSEFTLFKGSYQNWLPAFDFDLSPLTNVKLRASYSHTITRADYASMQGGRTLDTLFRVGGGTGAQGNPGLIPYKSKNIDLSAEWYYAPGSYISVGYFHKDVENFISSTRIDTTAFGLTTPVDGPRWQAAVAAGRTTVSAIRQYIFDTFPSTVTITGGGPGAWTGIIHAAPGDPLVNFEVTQPVNSDQTAAINGWEFALQHALWDTGFGVILNYTIVNGDATYDNTQPSSVTQFALTGLSDSANAVAYYDKNGLQARVAWNWRDKFLAGTGPNPFYTEAYWQLDASASYEFIPGLTGFVEAINLTGEGRRGHLRHENNVTFVQPGFARYAAGVRFNF; encoded by the coding sequence ATGCGGGGCACGACTCGCTCGATTTCGCGACTGGTGATTGGCGTATCGACTCTGGCGATGGCCGCGACTCCGACACTGGCACAGGATACGCAGGACGCGCCGCCGCCCGCCGAGGAGACCGAGGACGTCGTCGTCACCGGCATCCGCGCCAGCCTCGAACAGTCGATGACGATCAAGCGCGACGCGCAGGGCGTGGTCGACGCGATCTCTGCCGAGGAGATCGGCAAGTTCCCCGACACCAACCTCGCCGAATCGCTTCAGCGCATCACCGGCGTGTCGATCGACCGCTCGAACGGCGAAGGCTCGCTGGTGACGGTCCGCGGCTTCGGTCCCGAATTCAACCTGGTGACGGTCAATGGCCGCCAGATGCCGACCGCCCTCATCGGTGACGGTGGCGGTCCGCCGTCGTCGCGCTCGTTCGACTTCGCGAACCTCGCTTCGGAAGGCATTTCGGCGGTCGAGGTCTACAAGAGCGGCCGCGTGACGATGGAATCGGGCGGTATCGGCTCGACCATCAACATTCGCACGCCGCGCCCGCTCGACCGGCCGGGCCTGCGCGGAAGCATCTCGGTGAAGGGCGTGTACGACACGTCGCGCAACGAGGGCGATCCGATCACCCCCGAAATCTCGGGCATCGTCAGCTCGACCTTCGCCGACGACCGGATCGGCATCATGATCGCCGGCTCGTACCAGAAGCGCAAATCGAGCACGAACACCGCCAGTGCCGGCTGGCGCGACGGCTATCTCGGCAGCGAGAACAACTGGGGCTCGCTGGCGCAGCCGGGCACGCCGCGCGCTGCGAACATCACCAACCGTCCCGATCCGACCGACGTCTATCAGGTGCCGCAGAGCGCGTCCTACAATCTCGAGGACATCAACCGCGAGCGCATCAACGGCCAGGCGGTGCTGCAATTCCGTCCGATCGACAGCCTCACCGCGACGATCGATTTCCTCTACTCGCGCAACACGGTCGAAACGCGGAACAGCAACGTCGGCGTGTGGTTCAACCACGAAGACACGTCGAGCGCGTGGACCGACGGCCCGGTCGCCGGTCCGATCTTCTACACCGAACGCTTCGCGCCTCCCACCGGGGTTCCCAGCCCGAACGCCCTCTATGGCGGCAAGGATCTTTCGTACAGCGGCGCGCTGATCGAGAACCGCGCCGAGAACAAGTCGTTGGGCGCCAATCTGGAATGGAAGGCGCCGGGCGGCATGACGGTGGAGCTCGATTTCCATCATTCGACAGCCCAGGTGAATCCGGTCAACAATTACGGTTCAAGCATGTCGCTGGGCAACGCCGTCTTCGGCGTTCAAAGCCAGTCGGTCAATTTCGAGAATGACATGCCGATCATCTCCTATCAGATGTTCCCGGGGATCGATCCGCTGAATGCAGGCATGATCGCCTCGACCGGCAACGCCTTCCGCAACGCCTATTTCCGGAACCGCATCAACCAGGCGCAGCTGCGTGGTCACTACGACCATGACGAGGGGTTCCTCGACAGCATCGATTTCGGCGTGTCCTATATCGACAGCAAGGTGCGCTCGGCCTTCGGCACGATCCAGAACGACGATACCTGGGGCGGTGCTGGCCCGGCGTCTGATATCCCTGACGACATCTTCACCCTCGTGACCCTGCCGGACAAGTTCCCGGGGCTTGCCCAGTCCGGCATGATCCAGAGCTTCTACACCTTCAACTTCGAGCGGCTGGCCGATCTGGCGGAGCAGGAGTACCAGGTGTGCAGCAATCCCGCGACGGGCTCGGCCCAGCCGGGCACCTGTCTCGCCAACTTCAATACCGACCGGCGCATCACCGAGAAGACGCTGGCGCCGTACCTGCAGATCGCGACCAAGTTCGACCTCTTCCAGAATCCGGCGCATTTCGTGGCGGGTGTTCGCTACGAGACGACCACCGTCGCATCCTCGGCGATGGTGCCGGCGCCCGCGACCACCAACTGGGTGGGCGAGAACGAATTCAACATCGTCTTTTCGGGCGGCAGCGAATTCACGCTGTTCAAGGGCTCGTATCAGAACTGGCTGCCGGCATTCGACTTTGACCTCTCGCCGCTGACCAACGTCAAGCTGCGCGCGTCGTACAGCCACACGATCACCCGTGCCGACTATGCCAGCATGCAGGGTGGACGCACGCTCGACACGCTCTTCCGCGTCGGCGGCGGCACGGGCGCGCAGGGCAACCCCGGCCTGATCCCTTACAAGTCGAAGAATATCGATCTGTCCGCGGAATGGTATTACGCGCCCGGCAGCTACATTTCGGTCGGCTATTTCCACAAGGACGTGGAGAACTTCATCTCCTCGACGCGGATCGATACGACGGCCTTTGGGCTGACGACTCCGGTCGACGGGCCGCGTTGGCAGGCGGCCGTGGCTGCGGGGAGGACGACAGTCAGCGCGATCCGGCAATATATCTTCGACACTTTCCCCAGCACGGTGACGATCACCGGAGGGGGTCCGGGTGCATGGACCGGCATCATCCATGCGGCGCCCGGCGATCCGCTGGTCAATTTCGAGGTCACGCAGCCGGTCAACAGCGACCAGACCGCCGCGATCAACGGCTGGGAATTCGCGCTCCAGCACGCCCTCTGGGATACCGGCTTCGGCGTGATCCTGAACTATACGATCGTCAATGGCGACGCGACCTATGACAATACGCAGCCATCGTCGGTGACCCAGTTCGCGCTGACCGGCCTCAGCGACAGCGCCAATGCCGTCGCCTATTACGACAAGAACGGGCTCCAGGCGCGCGTCGCATGGAACTGGCGCGACAAGTTCCTCGCGGGAACGGGGCCCAACCCCTTCTATACGGAGGCATATTGGCAGCTCGACGCCAGCGCGAGCTATGAGTTCATCCCCGGCCTCACCGGCTTTGTCGAGGCGATCAACCTCACCGGGGAAGGCCGGCGCGGGCATCTGCGGCACGAGAACAACGTGACCTTCGTGCAGCCGGGATTTGCGCGCTACGCGGCGGGCGTGAGGTTCAACTTCTAG